DNA from Micromonospora nigra:
CTGACGATCAGTTTACCCAGTTCGTCGACGGTGTTCGCCTCGGTGAGCACCACCACGTCGTACGGGCCGGTGACGGCGTCGACCCGGACCACGCCGGCAAGATCGGCGATGAGACCGGCCACGTCACGCGCCCGACCGACCTCGGTCTGGATGAGGATGTACGCCTGAACCACGACTCGACCTCCGTCCGTCGCCGCCAGTGGGCGGCCCGAAGGGAGAAAGTACCGTACGGACCAGGTGTGATCCCTTTCGGTGGTCGGGGAGCAGCGGTGAGCGACAGGAAGGGCGGCCCGATGGGCATCGCGGGTGTCGGCGAGTTCGGCCTCATCGACCGGGTGACCGCCCGGTTGTCGTACGGGACGTCCGTCCTGCTCGGCCCGGGCGACGACGCGGCGGTGGTGGCCGCCCCCGACGCGCGGGTGGTCGCATCGACCGACGTTCTGGTGGAGGGACGGCACTTCCGCCGCGACTGGTGCGGCGCGCAGGACGTCGGCCACCGGGCGGCGGCGGCCAACCTCGCCGACATCGCGGCGATGGGAGCCACTCCGACCGCGCTGCTGGTGGCGCTGTGCGTACCGGCCGACCTGCCCACCGAGTGGGCCGAGGGCCTCGCCGACGGGCTGGGCGCGGAGGCGGCCCTGGTCGGCGCGAGCGTGGTCGGCGGCGACATGTCGGCCAGCGCCACGCTGACCGTCGCGGTCACCGCCCTGGGCGACCTCGGCGGCCGGCCGCCGGTGACCCGATCGGGGGCCCGCCCCGGCGACCTGGTCGCCCTCGCGGGGCGCACCGGGTACGCAGCCGCCGGCCTGACCGTGCTGTCCCGCGGATTCCGCACCCCCCGACTGCTGGTCGAGGCGTACCGCCGGCCGGAGGTGCCGTACGCGGCCGGTCCGGCAGCCGCCCGGGCCGGGGCCACCGCGATGATCGACGTCTCGGACGGGTTGCTCGCCGACGTCGGACACGTGGCCAGGGCCAGTGGCGTCGCCGTCGACCTGCGACGGGACGCTTTCGAGGTGCCCAGGCAGATGCGCGACGCCGGGCAGGCGCTCGGCGTCGACCCGTACCACTGGATCCTCGGCGGCGGAGACGACCACGCCCTCGTCGCGACCTTCCCGGCGGGGACGGCGCTGCCCGACGGGTGGCGGCCGGTGGGCCGGGTCACCGACGGCACCGGCGTGACGGTGGACGGCGCGGCCCCCGACGGGCCGACCGGCTGGGACCACTTTCGTGCGTGACGCGGCCCCGGTCACCCAGACCGGGACCAGGTCCGGTCGGGGGCGGAGCCGGTCGTACCCTTCATCCGTGAGGGAACTGGAGATCCACGCGGTGCGCTTCGACTCGCCGGTGGCGCAGGGGCTGATCGCCGCGGCGCTGGCGGACCTGGGTGCCCGCTACGGCGGCAACGGCGACGAGACCCCGGTCCACGCGGCGGAGTTCGCCCCGCCGTCGGGCGCCTTCCTGGTGGCCCGGCTCGACGGGGAACCCGTCGGCTGCGGCGGCTGGCGCAGCCACGGCGACGCGGGCGACACCGCCGAACTCAAGCGGATGTACACGGCCCCGCAGGCCCGGGGACGCGGCGTGGCCCGGGCGATCCTCGCGGCGGTGGAGCGCTCGGCGTGGGAACAGGGCCGCAAACGGAT
Protein-coding regions in this window:
- a CDS encoding thiamine-phosphate kinase is translated as MGIAGVGEFGLIDRVTARLSYGTSVLLGPGDDAAVVAAPDARVVASTDVLVEGRHFRRDWCGAQDVGHRAAAANLADIAAMGATPTALLVALCVPADLPTEWAEGLADGLGAEAALVGASVVGGDMSASATLTVAVTALGDLGGRPPVTRSGARPGDLVALAGRTGYAAAGLTVLSRGFRTPRLLVEAYRRPEVPYAAGPAAARAGATAMIDVSDGLLADVGHVARASGVAVDLRRDAFEVPRQMRDAGQALGVDPYHWILGGGDDHALVATFPAGTALPDGWRPVGRVTDGTGVTVDGAAPDGPTGWDHFRA
- a CDS encoding GNAT family N-acetyltransferase, with protein sequence MRELEIHAVRFDSPVAQGLIAAALADLGARYGGNGDETPVHAAEFAPPSGAFLVARLDGEPVGCGGWRSHGDAGDTAELKRMYTAPQARGRGVARAILAAVERSAWEQGRKRIILECGDRQPEAIAMYTAAGYERIPNFGFYRDEPGCLSFGRTL
- a CDS encoding Lrp/AsnC ligand binding domain-containing protein gives rise to the protein MVQAYILIQTEVGRARDVAGLIADLAGVVRVDAVTGPYDVVVLTEANTVDELGKLIVSKVQMVPGITRTLTCSVVRL